A DNA window from Candidatus Omnitrophota bacterium contains the following coding sequences:
- a CDS encoding methylenetetrahydrofolate reductase C-terminal domain-containing protein — translation MIITKQKEIKEILKYLEGEKNIFLIGCGECSTTCKTGGEEDVKKIKELLEKEGKVVTGYSVPTAPCIAAKVKMELAKNRKTIESSDAILVLACGLGIQSVAENLRVDKKVHVGCDTLFMGAIDASGTFMERCSACGDCILDLTGLICPVTRCAKGLLNGPCGGQDKGKCEVDKNRDCAWILIYNQLKKQGNLNLLKAKRPPKDYSKSSKPRQLKLQ, via the coding sequence ATGATTATAACTAAACAAAAAGAGATAAAAGAGATCTTAAAGTACCTCGAAGGGGAGAAGAATATTTTTCTCATCGGCTGCGGTGAGTGCTCCACCACGTGTAAAACCGGCGGCGAAGAGGATGTCAAAAAAATAAAAGAGTTGCTCGAGAAAGAAGGCAAGGTTGTGACGGGATATTCTGTACCGACAGCGCCGTGTATTGCCGCAAAAGTGAAGATGGAGCTGGCGAAGAACAGAAAAACCATCGAATCTTCGGATGCCATTCTGGTATTGGCATGCGGCCTCGGGATACAATCCGTCGCGGAGAACCTACGGGTCGATAAGAAAGTTCACGTTGGGTGTGACACCCTTTTTATGGGCGCTATCGACGCGTCCGGCACATTTATGGAAAGGTGCTCCGCATGCGGAGACTGCATTCTCGATCTTACGGGTCTTATATGTCCGGTAACGCGCTGCGCCAAAGGGTTATTAAATGGGCCTTGCGGCGGGCAGGATAAGGGCAAATGCGAAGTAGACAAAAATCGCGACTGCGCGTGGATACTCATCTATAATCAACTAAAAAAACAGGGCAACCTGAATCTGCTGAAAGCAAAGCGTCCCCCCAAAGATTACTCCAAATCATCGAAGCCACGGCAATTGAAACTGCAATAA